The genomic interval GCGATCTGGTCGTGCGCCACGCCGTCGAGGAGGAGCGTGACCGCCTTGACGCCGGCCTTGCGCGCCTTGGCCTGGAGCGCGCCCAAGTGCTTCTGCCCGTACTTGCGGGCCGATGCCTCGAGGTCGTCGTAGACCTTGGGCGAGATGTACCCCTCCCCCGCGATCGGAACCGGCGGCGCCAGCACGTGGACGAGCAACAGCTGGGCGTGGTCCGCCTTGCCCATGGCGACGGCCCGCGCAAAGGCGGCGCCGGAGGCGCGAGAGAAATCGGACGGGTGGAGAATGCGGCGCAGTCGGCTCATGAACGGCCTCCCTTTGGGGTTCGTGACTCAATCACAGACACAGATCTCCTCCGTGGACACTGTGCGGCGCTCGCCAAGGGCGTCCTGCACGACGAGCCGGCCGCATGGGTCCACACCGGCGACCCGACCGATGAAGCGGGAGCCGGCGCCGCGGATCTCGACCCGGCGGCCCGTGAGGATGTCGCGCTCACACCAGGCCTCGAGGACGGCCGACGGCCCCTCGCCGCGGTAGCAGCTCGCCCAGGCATCGAGGGCGTTGAGATAGGAGGCGGCGAACGCATCGCGGTCCACCTCTCGACCGGTCGCGGCGCGAAGTGACGTCGCTCCGCCCGCCGCGGGCCCGAGGGCCTCGGTCAGCGCGTCGAGATCCACATTGAGGTTGGCACCGACACCGAGGACCAGGTACTCGACCTCGTCTCCGCGCGCCCCACACTCGATGAGCGAGCCCCCCACCTTCCGGCCGTCCACGAGCACGTCGTTCGGCCACTTGATTGCCGGGATCGCGCCCGCCTCCCGCACGGCATCGGCCAGCGCCAGCCCGCCGATGAAGGAGAAGAGAGGCGCCTCCTTGATGGCGAGCGATCCGCGGAAGAGCACGGAAGCATAGAGGTTGACGCCGGGCGGCGAGAACCACGGCTGCCCGAGCCGCCCCCGCCCCGCGGTCTGCGACTCGGCGAGCACCACCGTGCCCTCGGGCGCTCCCGAGCGCGCCAACCGGCTGAGCGTGGCGTTCGTGGACTCCACCTGGCCGCAGAGGTAGAGCTGGCGGCCGACGACAGGCGCCCGCAGACGTCGCCGGATCCCTGCGATGGACAGCGGCGGGGTCTCGGTGGCCAGCGCGTTCACCGCACAGCCACCTGGGTGGCGCGGGCCGCCACCTGCGCTTCGGTCACGCGCATCAGGAAGACCGGCAGGCGGCTCTCGCGCAGCACGGCCTCGGCCACTGAGCCGAACAGCAGGCGCCCGAGGCCGCTCCGCCCGTGCGTCGTCATCGCGACCAGGTCGGCGCCGGTCTCGCGGGCCGCCAGCACGATCTCCTCGGCGGGCTGGCCGCGGCGTACCTGGGTGCGCACGCGCACGCCCTTCTTCCTCAGCTCGACGGCCAGCGGCGCCAGGTACTCCTCGGCGTCCACGCGGCTCGTTTCCGGGTCCTCCACTATCACGTGGCGCGAGCCCTCGATCACCTCGGGCGCGACGGGCCGGTTGACCCGCACCAGCACCACCTCCATGTCGAGCGGGCCCGCGATCTCGAGAATGAAGGGGATGATCGCCTCGGCCACGGGCGATCCATCGAGCGCCACGACCGCCCGCCTATACACGGGAAACCTCCTTCTTCTCCTGGGGCGTCGCGGCACCCTTGGGCGCCGCGATCGGCGCCCCGGGCGCCCGCACGACGCAGATGGGCGTCGTCGTGCCGCGCAGCACCGACTCGGTGACGCTGCCGAGGATCAGGCGCCCCAGGCCGCTCCGGCCGTGGGTGCTCATGACGATCAGGTCCGCCTTCTTGAGCTTGGCGGCTTCGATGACGGCGGCGGCCGCGGGCCCGTACCAGACGCCCGTGTCCACGTCCTTGACTCCGCGCTTCGCCAGACGGTCGGCGACGGCCGCGAGATACTGCTCCGCTTCGCGGACCACGGCGACCTGCTCGTCCGTGGGATCGGCGCCGGGCAGCGTATGCGCCTCGGCGGCGCGAAGCAGGATCAGCTTGGACGGCGTGCCACGCCCCAGGTCGATGGCGGCCTCGATGGCGGCCTCAGCCAGCGCCGATCCGTCCAGCGGAACGAGGATCCTCTCGGTCTTCATGTCTGCCTCCTCTCGGCCCTGTCGTTGCGGGGCCTCTGCGCCATCGAGAGGGTGCAACCGGGGTGCCACCGGGGGAGGCAAAGGAAAACGGCGCTTTAGGCGGGAGCACGCTCGAGCGGGATGGGTCGTCCCCTCCCCGCTGGGTCACGCCCGCCTCGCCTGGGTCTCGGCCGGGCGTGCCGCGGAGGGCCACCCGCGTACTGGACGCGGTAGCGGGTCTGTCGGGCGGCTTCGAGGGTCGGGGTCGAGAGCGACAGCGTGGCGGTGTCGCCGGGACCGAGCGAGGCGGGAACCGGCGTGCCGGTGCGCACCAACAGGAGCTTGCCGAAGAAGTCGTAGAACTCGACCGTGACGCGGAGCCCGCGCACGGGGTACGGGGAGACGTTCTTCAGGAGGACCACGTGCTGGAACGAGCGGTGCTTCTTGCTGACGACGGGGGTGCGCGTCTCCTGGACGACGACCACGGGATCGCCCGCCTCGGCGGGAGAAGCGAGCGCCAGAGCGAGGCACAGGGCCGCGAGGTGGGGCTTCATGCCCCGGCAGGCTAGGGCGCGGGCTTCACCTCGTCAATGTCCGGACTTGGATACGGCTTGGCGAGGGAGGCCGTCTGTTCCGAGAGACACCTCTCATAGGCTCCGACATAGGTCCGGTGCGCCTTCACCCCTTCCACGGCGCCCGCCACCAAGCCTATCGTGAGCCCGAGCCCCGCCCCGACGGCCGCGCCTATCCACGCGCCATCGCCGGCTCTCCCGCCGGCGAGTACCCCCCACCACACCCCATCGACCGCGCCCTGCGCCGCCAGCCAGAGGCCGCTCATCAGCCCGAGACCAGCCGCCTGCCCCAGCGGCTTGAGGCTCACCGAGCCGGCGGCGCTATCGAGGCAGGCGCTCCGCTCCGTCTGGGTGGGCTCCGCGAGGGCCGCCGCGGGCGCGGGTGCCACGGGCCGGGCGCCCGCGCAGCCGGCGGCAAGGAGCGCGGGAAGAAGCAGAGCGGCGGGGAGTCGGGCCAAGCGCATCGGTACCTCCCGTATACCGCGGATCCTGGCAGGCAATCCACAGTCGCGCCAGAGAGCCTATCTCAGCTGATGCTTGTTCACCAGGCGGTGGAAGGTCTTGCGGTCGATGCCCGCGGCCTTGGCCGCCGCCGAGATGTTGCCGTCGTGCCGCTCGAGGAGCTCGCGCAGGTACGACGCCTCGAGCACCGCCATCCAACGCTCCTTGGCGTCCTTGAGCGGCAGGTCGGCGGCCGTGTCGGGCGAGGCGGCGGGCGCCCCCGGCGCGGCCGGCGCGGCCGCGCCCGTACCGAGCACCTGGTCGGGCAGGTCCCGCCGCGTCACCGTCTCGCCGTCGGCCAGCGCGCAGGCGCGCTCGATGACGTTCTGCAGCTCCCGCACATTGCCCGGCCAGCGGTAGCGCTCGAACACGGCCATGGCGTCGTCGTCGATGCCGCGGATGCGCCCTTGCCCGTAGCGCTTCAAGAACGCGTGGGCGAGCAGACGCACGTCCCCCGCCCGGTCGCGCAGCGGCGGCAGCTGGATCGCGATGACGTTGACGCGGTAGTAGAGCTCCTCGCGGAACTGCCCCTTGACGGTCGCCTCACGGAGGTCGCGGTTGGTCGCCGAGACCACGCGCACGTCCACGTCCACGAGCGCCGTCCCGCCCACGCGCCGGATCTGGCGCTCCTGCAGCGCGCGCAGCAGCTTCACCTGAAGCCCCACGGGCATCTCGGCGATCTCGTCGAGGAACAGCGTGCCGCGGTGGGCGACCTCCATGAGGCCCGGCTTGCTGCGCACCGCGCCGGTGAAGGCGCCCTTCTCGTGGCCGAAGAGCTCGGACTCCAGCAGGTGCTCCGGCAGCGAGGCGCAGTCGACAGGGACGAAGGGCTGCGCCGCCCGCGGGCTGTTGGCGTGGATGGCGCGGGCGACCAGCTCCTTTCCGGTGCCGGACTCGCCCAGCACGAGGATGTTCGCCTCGGACCGCGCCGCCTTCTTGACAAGGTCGAAGACGCGCGCCATGGACTCGCTGCGGCCGATGATGCTCTCGAGGCCGAAGGCCTCCTGCAGCTGGTCGCGGAGATTCTTGTTCTCCACCTGGAGGTTCCGCTGGCGGAGTGCCCGTTCGACCGCGACGCGGAGATGCTCCACGGAGAAGTTCTTGGGCAGGTAGTCGGTGGCGCCTTCCTTCACCGCGGCCACGGCCGACTCGATCGTGGCGAAGGCCGTGATGACGATGACGGGCAGCGTCGGGTCGAGCTCGTGCGCGCGCTTGAGCAGCGCCATGCCGTCCATGCCCGGCATCTTCAGGTCCGTGATGAGCAGGTCCGGCCGCTCCTCTTCGAGCAGCGTCAGGGCCTTGCCCGGCTCCGTCGTGGTGAAGCACTGGTATCCGACGCGACCCAGGATGCGCGCGCAGTTCTCGAGCATGTCGGGCTCGTCGTCCACGATCAGCACGCGCGTCGCGCTCACGGCTGCCCCCCGACGGCGGCCCGCGCGCCCGAGACGGGGAAGGTCAAGGTGAAGGTGGTGCCCTCTCCCGGGCGCGACTCGACATCCACCGTGCCGTGGTGATCGCGCACGATGCCGTAGGAGATGGAGAGCCCCAGGCCCGTGCCCTCGGCCTTGGTGGTGAAGAACGGGTCGAAGATCCGCGGC from Candidatus Rokuibacteriota bacterium carries:
- a CDS encoding universal stress protein, which gives rise to MSRLRRILHPSDFSRASGAAFARAVAMGKADHAQLLLVHVLAPPVPIAGEGYISPKVYDDLEASARKYGQKHLGALQAKARKAGVKAVTLLLDGVAHDQIARAAKSKKADLIVIGTHGRTGLAKFFLGSVASRVVAAAPCPVLTVRGK
- a CDS encoding biotin--[acetyl-CoA-carboxylase] ligase codes for the protein MNALATETPPLSIAGIRRRLRAPVVGRQLYLCGQVESTNATLSRLARSGAPEGTVVLAESQTAGRGRLGQPWFSPPGVNLYASVLFRGSLAIKEAPLFSFIGGLALADAVREAGAIPAIKWPNDVLVDGRKVGGSLIECGARGDEVEYLVLGVGANLNVDLDALTEALGPAAGGATSLRAATGREVDRDAFAASYLNALDAWASCYRGEGPSAVLEAWCERDILTGRRVEIRGAGSRFIGRVAGVDPCGRLVVQDALGERRTVSTEEICVCD
- a CDS encoding universal stress protein, with amino-acid sequence MYRRAVVALDGSPVAEAIIPFILEIAGPLDMEVVLVRVNRPVAPEVIEGSRHVIVEDPETSRVDAEEYLAPLAVELRKKGVRVRTQVRRGQPAEEIVLAARETGADLVAMTTHGRSGLGRLLFGSVAEAVLRESRLPVFLMRVTEAQVAARATQVAVR
- a CDS encoding universal stress protein translates to MKTERILVPLDGSALAEAAIEAAIDLGRGTPSKLILLRAAEAHTLPGADPTDEQVAVVREAEQYLAAVADRLAKRGVKDVDTGVWYGPAAAAVIEAAKLKKADLIVMSTHGRSGLGRLILGSVTESVLRGTTTPICVVRAPGAPIAAPKGAATPQEKKEVSRV
- a CDS encoding sigma-54 dependent transcriptional regulator, translated to MSATRVLIVDDEPDMLENCARILGRVGYQCFTTTEPGKALTLLEEERPDLLITDLKMPGMDGMALLKRAHELDPTLPVIVITAFATIESAVAAVKEGATDYLPKNFSVEHLRVAVERALRQRNLQVENKNLRDQLQEAFGLESIIGRSESMARVFDLVKKAARSEANILVLGESGTGKELVARAIHANSPRAAQPFVPVDCASLPEHLLESELFGHEKGAFTGAVRSKPGLMEVAHRGTLFLDEIAEMPVGLQVKLLRALQERQIRRVGGTALVDVDVRVVSATNRDLREATVKGQFREELYYRVNVIAIQLPPLRDRAGDVRLLAHAFLKRYGQGRIRGIDDDAMAVFERYRWPGNVRELQNVIERACALADGETVTRRDLPDQVLGTGAAAPAAPGAPAASPDTAADLPLKDAKERWMAVLEASYLRELLERHDGNISAAAKAAGIDRKTFHRLVNKHQLR